In a single window of the Acipenser ruthenus chromosome 20, fAciRut3.2 maternal haplotype, whole genome shotgun sequence genome:
- the LOC117963809 gene encoding vesicle-associated membrane protein 3-like, with product MSAGPASSPAPGAPGTAPASGNNRRLHQTQAQVNEVVDIMRVNVDKVLERDQKLSELDDRADALQAGASQFETSAARLKRKYWWKNCKMWAILIAVVLVIIIIIIIWSQV from the exons at GTCTGCAGGTCCGGCTTCATCCCCCGCTCCCGGTGCCCCTGGCACAGCCCCGGCATCCGGGAACAACCGGCGCCTCCATCAGACCCAGGCCCAGGTGAACGAG GTAGTGGACATCATGCGTGTGAACGTGGACAAAGTCCTGGAGCGAGACCAGAAGCTGTCCGAGCTGGACGACCGTGCGGACGCACTGCAGGCCGGGGCCTCCCAGTTCGAGACCAGCGCGGCCAGGCTGAAGAGAAAGTACTGGTGGAAGAACTGCAAG ATGTGGGCTATACTGATAGCTGTTGTCCTggttatcatcattatcattataa TTTGGAGCCAGGTGTAG